From Myxosarcina sp. GI1, the proteins below share one genomic window:
- a CDS encoding Hsp20/alpha crystallin family protein codes for MALVRYNPWQETTSLQRQLNRLFDDADGFNNLAKVPAAELTETDDALHLKLEVPGMEAKDLDIQVMADRVAIAGERKSEIKEKTRSEFRYGKFQRVIPLPARIQNTNVTAEYKDGILNLTLPKSEEEKNKVVKVNLGEATA; via the coding sequence ATGGCATTAGTAAGATACAATCCCTGGCAAGAAACGACTTCTTTACAACGTCAACTAAATCGTTTATTCGATGATGCGGATGGCTTCAATAACTTAGCCAAAGTACCTGCCGCCGAACTTACTGAAACTGATGATGCTTTACATCTCAAACTAGAAGTTCCTGGCATGGAAGCTAAAGATTTAGACATTCAGGTAATGGCAGATCGAGTAGCGATCGCAGGAGAACGCAAATCTGAAATCAAAGAAAAAACTCGCTCTGAATTCCGTTACGGTAAATTCCAAAGAGTAATCCCTCTACCTGCACGCATTCAAAATACCAACGTTACTGCCGAGTACAAAGACGGTATCCTCAATTTGACTCTACCCAAGTCTGAAGAAGAGAAAAACAAAGTAGTCAAAGTAAATCTCGGTGAAGCTACCGCTTAG